The following proteins come from a genomic window of Bactrocera tryoni isolate S06 chromosome 1, CSIRO_BtryS06_freeze2, whole genome shotgun sequence:
- the LOC120767623 gene encoding uncharacterized protein LOC120767623 isoform X1, which translates to MAQLIQQDMSNTMSDSEMSASGGALEDSDTNSSSSSSMSSSTSNSDMNDLQLDPLELAKIRNELLRLPRGLCESMKIFHEFFSVDTWNNIPEAIRASLEKHLPDFTNMLTPQEISMEMQRTLSMLFNGDLMRFGHSPLFDLQQELESGNFRPDVVRLRQSIAKSRRREQRFQRCERLSQLAKELFLSRERLLQIAYKSAPSTKLRTERATKREQTIFHADTKLCTVRCRKRFRKELDNITDQLGIKPNELSADEADVSSVENVTEESHFNLKSEISSVLKLPASGTDRLIFSTLFKRRKNLADEDVIRTDQNTQQSRLSNRNFRSYIREHKRRKITEPTLPDFETSDIRLRDVCARAQMGGNFKQFFGVGKIIGRKTKPKPVSYTDPPALVPITASDQYSDTYGKNENEVKLDILSIEGGSKNVKEQQVEHFQQRLSEPTNGTLQHPFLPEDGAPFNILDGEVELQQEEVETYGNCDEALPSFVISNEVVLPTIEQTEVPPQKLLQTPHKVDDSNVDLQGKYPLVENSCQSTLVEQNIPKLESIFAKVNKTPLKEKARSNSQLNYNATNISSATGTLGTPIRRQTQPLISPTKSLIPTTLESSELIQETHACFFSLIRDLFCATPHHRMQYNELRMRIDIWLRNPITALNDWYAQSDNWSALLTSAINFLAGDFSDQPDEYVPYLEFKSQQNIFQWIGAGRDSDTRLSKLCLYWLQRREISDRMPSAACQVIKDDGKESSNNIKTNNNTYNSNEIDDAPVSFDGGISPPPPPRCPTTWTVCAATPEEIVEFQRQERERFEQPHRAYTYHMHGYESVVGPVKGIYTQMYALTKARGHSMMVGNRPNFVTILTLVRDATARLPNGEGTRADIAELLKSSQYINLKEGENVLQTTVSGALDRMHTEHDPCVRYDPKRKIWIYLHRNRNEDDFERIHQQSQGVGKSKKIAHRKSKAKVALAKATSEINDPNSLLITCEDEVNVGTVSTANTTTKISAAFSMPALVPANPIIVSSQSAIEQQKIPLVITKPSGNRSLPVPPLKYNIPHQQQKSLLKTAVQSQSQRHQEHRQINNTTGIDTQIPQHQRIQQRMTILTKNATINEVVSEESKVNKQLNLTMSPIKSNLTTITTGNVNSTPIIVATPSGLQTVHVSSATVVTPSTGTSVSIASQKSPSLSATFSGKKVALNKPIIINQVKGQSTLSGTSQPKSASHQVLKQQNIVYAQQQQKPTQGFIIPISMSNSIPNATDVEVQNITKETNVRTLPLSSISTGGSTTIYMDNTKFVSNVGSLSPEQVQQNKSHGKNIIRIVPSISGSGVKSILQSAPAGSVVTSRKPPVHVIGHRVVAGGSGMGTIRAQTQQSKSFGNISLMSNNSGTQAFGVSSVVSAAGGSTLIKMSPQTFATLHKQNQQIVVKKSSPSSPVTNQQHRVIDKSTLLKNCTVVAQSGGLTTQTIGKKVFMHQTSNAGVVHKSVVKDAASVGSQTSSTPVAEKVHTINTTNLTSQQQRALLQNLKQQQNIQLKSVHVVPSDSSNSQPQSQINQVVSRPQTLAVLPSVANSDVAVGQQATNKALAVMVPQAQSLPRVLKVSSTNSQAQQQQQAIAIAGNDTPVGTTASGTRILTTSTGQIISLESLLQKQSSNVSLKTNLSGGVGAIVKNVHSASISHQQQPHLVTSTGNTTSYTVVSQARNVNTHRPTTSQTSDSASTTKTTLVSGGTGRIFMSTGGQLTTPQITKVLGKAGVTTNSSTTATTASNIRVIKNTSNIGGVSNSFNVTSLQGKQVVFAAKPSTTVAKNVGSSAQLHQLHSAGVVIGGQTLKLHRNLQQQNKIVNLTSTNTTSNSSGVVPTQQGSQMQTVIMGNQILRVQQMQTAVKTVGSSGTAIQQRMPSLPVGNLITGSSALSNGNETSNNATAINLPKTVMLGSGGQTIRLQQSQQSVPMTHHLQPVSTQSQTQLVTVKNSSQQGVKTSNPGRVVLAVQGGGQIFLSPNFQGNTLNLKTLQNMKVVSLSSHSATSASNSNQSEDKSSATLQNCGNSNS; encoded by the exons ATGGCGCAACTGATACAACAGGATATGAGCAATACAATGTCGGATTCAGAGATGAGTGCTTCTGGCGGTGCACTGGAAGATAGTGATACGAATTCTAGTAGCAGTTCTAGTATGAGCTCTTCAACTTCTAATTCAGACATGAATGATTTGCAATTAGATCCACTGGAGCTAGCtaaaataagaaatgaattgTTACGTTTGCCGCGGGGTTTATGTGAAAGTATGAAAATCTTTCATGAGTTTTTCTCAGTAGACACATGGAATAATATACCTGAAGCGATTCGAGCAAGTTTGGAAAAGCATTTACCAGATTTTACAAATATGCTTACTCCTCAAGAGATATCTATGGAGATGCAGCGTACTTTATCTATGCTTTTTAACGGTGACTTAATGCGATTTGGCCACTCACCTCTTTTTGACTTGCAACAGGAATTGGAGAGTGGAAATTTTAGGCCTGACGTCGTGCGGCTACGCCAAAGCATTGCTAAATCACGACGACGTGAACAGCGATTTCAAAGATGTGAACGACTTAGTCAACTTGCTAAAGAATTGTTTTTGTCTCGTGAACGCCTATTGCAAATTGCTTACAAATCTGCGCCAAGCACCAAACTACGGACAGAACGTGCAACAAAGCGCGAACAAACCATTTTTCATGCTGATACAAAACTTTGTACTGTGCGTTGTCGAAAACGTTTTAGAAAAGAATTAGATAATATCACAGATCAGTTGGGCATTAAACCTAATGAATTAAGTGCTGACGAGGCGGATGTTTCCTCCGTCGAAAATGTCACTGAGGAAAGCCATTTCAATCTGAAATCTGAAATATCATCTGTATTGAAATTACCTGCTTCTGGTACTGACCGTTTGATTTTCAGTACATTATTTAAAAGACGAAAAAATCTTGCTGACGAAGATGTGATACGCACCGATCAGAATACGCAACAATCTAGATTATCAAATAGAAATTTCCGATCGTATATACGAGAGCACAAACGGCGGAAAATTACAGAGccg acTTTACCAGACTTTGAAACTTCCGACATACGGCTGCGAGATGTGTGTGCAAGGGCACAGATGGGTgggaattttaaacaatttttcggTGTGGGTAAAATTATCGGAAGGAAAACTAAACCTAAACCGGTATCTTATACGGATCCTCCAGCATTAGTACCAATTACGGCCAGTGATCAATATTCTGACACATATGGAAAGAACGAAAATGAGGTCAAATTAGATATTCTATCGATTGAGGGAggttcaaaaaatgtaaaagaacaACAGGTTGAACATTTTCAACAGCGTTTATCTGAACCTACAAATGGAACCTTACAGCATCCGTTTCTTCCTGAAGATGGTGCACCATTTAACATATTAGATGGTGAAGTGGAACTTCAACAAGAAGAAGTTGAAACCTACGGTAACTGCGATGAGGCTTTACCAAGTTTCGTAATTTCCAATGAAGTTGTCTTACCTACGATTGAACAAACAGAAGTACCCCCACAGAAACTATTGCAAACGCCTCACAAAGTAGACGACAGTAATGTCGATTTACAGGGTAAATATCCATTGGTAGAAAATAGTTGTCAAAGTACTTTAGTTGAACAAAATATACCAAAGCTAGAGTCTATATTTGCAAAGGTGAACAAAACTCCTCTCAAAGAAAAGGCTCGATCGAATTCTCAATTAAACTACAATGCAACCAATATTTCATCGGCAACTGGAACATTAGGAACTCCAATTAGACGACAAACGCAACCCTTGATTTCACCGACAAAAAGCCTTATTCCAACGACCCTTGAATCATCTGAATTAATTCAGGAGACTCATGCTTGCTTCTTTTCGCTTATACGTGATTTGTTTTGCGCAACACCCCATCACCGAATGCAATACAATGAACTGCGTATGAGGATCGATATCTGGTTGCGGAATCCTATTACTGCTTTAAACGATTGGTATGCTCAGTCCGATAACTGGTCAGCATTATTAACATCTGCTATAAATTTTTTGGCTGGAGATTTCTCCGACCAACCAGACGAATACGTTCCATACTTAGAATTCAAatcccaacaaaatatttttcagtggATAGGAGCAGGTCGTGACTCTGACACCCGTCTCTCTAAGTTGTGCCTTTATTGGTTGCAACGTCGTGAAATTTCGGATAGAATGCCGAGTGCTGCTTGCCAAGTAATTAAGGATGATGGAAAGGAAtcttcaaataatataaaaacaaataataacacTTACAACTCGAACGAAATAGACGATGCTCCGGTATCATTCGATGGTGGTATATCCCCACCACCTCCACCACGCTGTCCTACGACATGGACGGTTTGCGCGGCTACACCAGAGGAAATTGTTGAGTTTCAACGACAGGAACGTGAACGTTTTGAGCAACCGCACCGTGCTTATACTTACCATATGCATGGTTACGAAAGTGTAGTCGGTCCAGTTAAAGGAATATACACACAAATGTATGCTTTAACTAAGGCTCGTGGACATAGTATGATGGTTGGAAATCGTCCAAATTTTGTCACCATTTTAACATTAGTTCGTGATGCAACTGCACGTTTACCGAATGGGGAAGGCACTCGGGCCGATATAGCCGAATTGCTTAAGAGCTCGCAATATATAAACTTAAAAGAAGGGGAAAATGTACTACAAACAACGGTGAGCGGAGCATTAGATCGCATGCACACAGAACATGATCCATGTGTGCGTTATGATCCAAAGCGTAAAATTTGGATTTATCTCCACCGAAATCGAAACGAAGATGATTTCGAGCGAATACATCAGCAAAGTCAGGGTGTAgggaaatccaaaaaaattgcacATCGTAAATCTAAGGCAAAGGTCGCATTAGCCAAAGCAACTTCAGAAATCAATGATCCGAATTCTCTTTTAATTACATGTGAGGACGAGGTTAATGTAGGAACTGTGAGCACAGCAAACACCACTACAAAAATTAGCGCAGCTTTTTCGATGCCTGCATTAGTACCAGCAAATCCCATCATTGTAAGTAGTCAAAGTGCCATTGAGCAACAAAAAATACCACTCGTTATCACTAAACCATCGGGGAATCGTTCGCTCCCTGTGCCCCCATTAAAGTACAACATACCGCACCAACAGCAGAAATCTTTACTTAAAACGGCTGTTCAATCACAATCGCAACGGCATCAAGAGCATCGACAAATCAATAACACTACTGGTATTGATACACAAATACCACAACACCAAAGGATTCAACAGCGAATGACAATCTtaacaaaaaatgcaacaataaaTGAAGTGGTTTCAGAAGAAAGTAAGGTCAACAAACAGTTAAATTTAACTATGTCACCAATCAAGTCTAACTTAACGACGATAACAACGGGAAATGTTAACTCCACACCAATCATTGTTGCTACGCCATCTGGTCTTCAAACTGTGCACGTTTCCAGCGCTACAGTTGTGACACCGTCCACAGGCACATCTGTTTCAATAGCATCACAGAAATCTCCATCTCTTAGCGCCACTTTCAGTGGAAAAAAAGTGGCTTTGAATAAACCTATCATTATAAATCAAGTGAAGGGTCAGTCTACATTAAGCGGGACATCGCAACCCAAATCCGCTTCACACCAAGTGCTTAAGCAACAAAACATTGTTtacgcgcaacaacaacagaagccTACACAAGGTTTCATTATTCCGATCAGCATGTCGAATTCTATTCCGAATGCTACTGACGTTGAAGTTCAAAATATCACCAAAGAAACAAATGTGCGAACTTTACCACTTTCATCAATTTCCACGGGTGGTTCTACAACCATTTACATGGATAATACAAAGTTTGTTTCTAATGTGGGAAGTTTGTCACCAGAACAAGTACAACAAAACAAATCacatggaaaaaatattattcgaaTTGTGCCAAGTATCAGTGGCAGTGGAGTAAAATCGATTTTGCAATCTGCACCAGCTGGATCGGTTGTTACTTCCAGGAAACCTCCCGTTCATGTTATCGGTCACCGTGTTGTGGCAGGGGGTAGTGGGATGGGAACAATACGGGCACAGACGCAGCAAAGTAAATCATTTGGTAATATATCGCTTATGAGTAATAATAGTGGGACGCAAGCATTTGGCGTATCATCGGTGGTATCTGCTGCTGGCGGTTCTACGCTTATAAAAATGTCTCCACAAACATTTGCAACTTTACACAAGCAAAATCAACAGATAGTTGTGAAGAAATCTTCTCCCTCGTCGCCTGTTACAAATCAGCAACATCGTGTAATCGACAAGTCCACtcttttaa aaaattgtaCCGTTGTTGCCCAATCTGGTGGTCTAACTACGCAAACAATAGGTAAGAAGGTCTTTATGCATCAAACATCAAACGCAGGAGTTGTTCACAAATCCGTCGTTAAAGATGCAGCTTCTGTTGGATCACAAACCTCTTCAACGCCAGTAGCTGAGAAAGTTCATACGATAAATACAACAAATCTTACTTCTCAACAACAGAGAGCCCTTCTTCAGAACTTAAAGCAACAGCAAAACATTCAATTGAAGTCCGTGCATGTGGTTCCCAGTGATTCATCTAATTCACAGCCACAATCACAAATAAATCAAGTCGTTTCGCGCCCTCAAACCTTGGCGGTATTACCCTCGGTAGCGAATAGCGACGTTGCAGTTGGACAACAAGCAACCAATAAAGCTCTAGCTGTGATGGTTCCTCAGGCCCAAAGCCTCCCACGTGTTTTAAAGGTGAGCTCCACGAATTCTCAAgctcagcagcaacagcaagctATAGCAATAGCTGGAAATGACACTCCTGTAGGTACAACAGCGAGCGGAACTCGAATTCTCACAACTTCTACCGGCCAAATAATATCATTGGAGAGTTTGCTCCAAAAACAAAGTAGCAATGTTTCGTTGAAAACAAACCTCAGTGGTGGTGTAGGTGCTATTGTTAAAAACGTTCATTCAGCCAGCATTTCACATCAACAACAGCCCCACCTCGTAACATCAACCGGTAATACAACCTCATATACCGTCGTATCGCAGGCAAGAAATGTAAATACACATCGTCCCACCACATCGCAAACATCGGATAGCGcgagtacaacaaaaactacactCGTAAGCGGAGGTACTGGACGCATCTTTATGTCGACTGGTGGACAATTGACTACTCCTCAAATAACCAAAGTACTCGGCAAAGCTGGAGTGACTACAAATTCATCTACTACTGCGACCACAGCAAGCAATATACGTGTAATCAAAAATACATCTAACATTGGAGGtgtttcaaatagttttaatgtTACAAGCTTACAAGGGAAACAAGTCGTTTTTGCTGCAAAGCCATCTACGACTGTAGCTAAAAATGTTGGAAGCTCGGCTCAATTACACCAACTACATTCCGCTGGTGTGGTAATTGGTGGACAAACATTAAAATTACACCGAAAC ctgcaacaacaaaataagatAGTTAATTTAACGTCCACAAACACTACTAGTAATAGTAGTGGTGTTGTTCCTACTCAGCAAGGGTCTCAAATGCAAACAGTTATAATGGGAAACCAAATATTACGGGTTCAACAAATGCAAACGGCAGTGAAAACTGTAGGTTCAAGTGGAACAGCGATTCAACAACGTATGCCAAGTCTACCGGTTGGTAATCTAATTACCGGAAGCTCGGCTTTAAGTAACGGTAATGAGACATCCAACAATGCGACTGCAATTAACTTACCAAAGACTGTGATGCTTGGCTCTGGCGGGCAGACAATACGTTTACAACAGTCACAACAATCGGTTCCAATGACCCATCATCTGCAGCCCGTATCTACACAATCACAGACTCAGCTGGTTACTGTTAAAAATTCATCTCAACAG GGCGTGAAAACATCGAATCCTGGACGTGTGGTTTTGGCTGTACAGGGAGGTGGGCAAATATTTCTTTCGCCTAACTTTCAGGGGAATACATTAAACCTGAAAACATTGCAAAATATGAAAGTGGTTTCCTTATCATCACATTCAGCGACTTCTGCGAGCAACTCAAATCAGAGCGAGGACAAGTCATCAGCTACATTGCAGAACTGTGGTAACAGTAACTCTTAA